Proteins encoded within one genomic window of Acidovorax sp. 107:
- the corA gene encoding magnesium/cobalt transporter CorA: protein MLNIFTLANGRLFQEEIESLEELTKFQPIWVDLEAPTLEEKRWIKQHYGLSIPEDAMDEDIEESARFYEEDNGELHIRSDFLIDDDEDPRSVRVAFILNQHNTNLKSRGVLFSIHDEDVPVFRLLRMRARRAPGLIEDAKEVLLKLFDADAEYSADTLENIYDELEAVSKQVLAGDVTDTRAGEVLAAIARQEDLNGRIRRNVMDTRRAVSFMMRSKMLNSEQFEEARQILRDIESLDNHTAFLFDKINFLMDATVGFININQNKIIKIFSVASVALLPPTLIASVYGMNFKFMPELDWSLGYPYALGLMLASALGPMWYFRKRGWLK, encoded by the coding sequence ATGCTCAACATCTTTACGCTCGCCAATGGCCGGCTGTTCCAGGAAGAAATCGAGTCCCTGGAAGAGCTGACCAAGTTCCAGCCGATCTGGGTGGACCTGGAAGCCCCCACGCTCGAAGAAAAGCGCTGGATCAAGCAGCACTACGGCCTGTCCATCCCTGAGGATGCGATGGACGAGGACATCGAGGAATCCGCCCGCTTCTACGAGGAAGACAACGGCGAGCTGCACATCCGCAGCGACTTCTTGATCGATGACGACGAAGACCCGCGTTCGGTGCGCGTGGCCTTCATCCTGAACCAGCACAACACCAACTTGAAAAGCCGGGGCGTGCTGTTCTCCATCCACGATGAAGACGTGCCCGTGTTTCGCCTGCTGCGCATGCGCGCGCGCCGCGCGCCCGGACTGATCGAAGACGCCAAGGAAGTGCTGCTCAAGCTGTTCGACGCCGACGCCGAATACTCGGCCGACACGCTGGAGAACATCTACGACGAGCTGGAGGCCGTGAGCAAGCAGGTGCTGGCCGGCGACGTGACTGACACCCGCGCCGGCGAGGTGCTGGCCGCCATCGCCCGCCAGGAAGACTTGAACGGCCGCATCCGCCGCAACGTGATGGACACACGCCGCGCCGTGAGCTTCATGATGCGCTCCAAGATGCTCAACTCCGAGCAGTTCGAGGAAGCCCGCCAGATCCTGCGCGACATCGAGTCGCTGGACAACCACACGGCGTTCCTGTTCGACAAGATCAACTTCTTGATGGACGCCACGGTCGGTTTCATCAACATCAACCAGAACAAGATCATCAAGATCTTCTCGGTGGCCAGCGTGGCGCTGCTGCCGCCCACGCTGATCGCCAGCGTGTACGGCATGAACTTCAAGTTCATGCCCGAACTGGACTGGTCGCTGGGCTACCCGTATGCGCTGGGCCTGATGCTGGCCAGCGCGCTCGGGCCCATGTGGTACTTCCGCAAGCGCGGCTGGCTGAAGTAG
- a CDS encoding 5'-methylthioadenosine/adenosylhomocysteine nucleosidase — MSTAILSALPEEQSSLVQHLAHPQRLMHAGRAFWRGELHNRPVVLALSGIGKVAAATTATALIEHFGVARIVFTGVAGGVGDGVHRGDVVVAQDYVQHDMDASPLFPRWELPGYARSRLACDPVLVAMLSEAANLCVTSASSLWGLKTIHGDAHRAHQGLVASGDRFVSTAQESERLRTALRTAGHDVLAVEMEGAAVAQVCHDYGLPFAAVRTISDRADDEAHGDFAQFVQTVASRYAEHMVLSFLQKL; from the coding sequence ATGAGCACTGCCATTCTGAGTGCGCTGCCCGAAGAACAAAGCTCGCTGGTGCAGCACCTGGCGCATCCGCAGCGGCTGATGCACGCAGGCCGGGCGTTCTGGCGCGGCGAGCTGCACAACCGCCCGGTGGTGCTGGCGCTGTCGGGCATTGGCAAGGTGGCGGCTGCCACCACAGCCACGGCCTTGATCGAACATTTTGGCGTGGCGCGCATCGTCTTCACGGGCGTCGCGGGCGGGGTCGGCGATGGGGTGCACCGGGGTGATGTGGTGGTGGCGCAAGACTATGTGCAGCACGACATGGATGCCTCGCCGCTGTTTCCTCGGTGGGAGCTGCCGGGCTACGCACGCAGCCGCCTCGCGTGCGACCCTGTGCTGGTTGCTATGCTTTCAGAAGCTGCCAACCTATGTGTCACTAGCGCAAGCAGCCTCTGGGGCTTGAAAACCATCCACGGGGATGCCCACCGAGCACACCAGGGCTTGGTGGCCAGCGGGGACCGTTTTGTCTCCACCGCCCAAGAGTCTGAGCGCCTGCGCACCGCCCTGCGCACTGCCGGGCACGATGTGCTGGCCGTGGAAATGGAAGGTGCCGCCGTCGCCCAGGTCTGTCACGATTACGGCCTGCCCTTTGCCGCTGTGCGCACCATCTCCGACCGGGCCGACGACGAAGCCCACGGCGACTTCGCCCAGTTCGTGCAGACCGTGGCCAGCCGGTACGCCGAGCACATGGTGCTGTCGTTTCTGCAGAAGCTATAA
- a CDS encoding long-chain-fatty-acid--CoA ligase, which yields MTDRPWLAAYPQGVPADIDTTQYSSLVALMDEAFKKYANRVAYSFMGKDVTYAQTDSLSSAFAAYLQSLGLVKGDRVAIMMPNVPQYPVTVAAVLRAGFVVVNVNPLYTPRELEHQLKDSGAKAIVIIENFATTLEQCIAHTPVKHVVLCAMGDQLGLLKGTLVNYVVRNVKKMVPAYNLPGAVRFNDAVAQGTRGALKKPDIKPDDIALLQYTGGTTGVSKGAVLLHRNVIANVLQSEAWNEPVMKKVPAGEQPTSICALPLYHIFAFTVNMMLSMRTGGKTILIPNPRDLPAVLKELSKHTFHSFPAVNTLFNGLANHPDFNTVNWKNLKVSVGGGMAVQGAVAKLWLEKTGCPICEGYGLSETSPSASCNPTTSTEYTGTIGVPLPSTSMKLLDDEGREVTTLGEPGEIAIKGPQVMAGYWQRPDETAKVMTEDGYFKSGDIGVMDARGFFKIVDRKKDMVLVSGFNVYPNEVEEVVANCPGVLECAVVGVPDEKTGEAVKLVIVKKDPALTEAQVKEFCRHELTGYKQPRVIEFRTELPKTPVGKILRRELRDKK from the coding sequence ATGACCGACCGCCCGTGGCTGGCCGCCTACCCACAAGGTGTTCCCGCAGACATCGACACCACGCAGTACAGCTCCCTCGTAGCGCTGATGGACGAGGCGTTCAAGAAGTACGCCAACCGCGTGGCCTACAGCTTCATGGGCAAGGACGTGACCTACGCCCAGACCGATTCGCTCTCCAGTGCGTTCGCCGCCTACCTGCAGAGCCTGGGCCTGGTCAAGGGCGACCGCGTGGCCATCATGATGCCCAATGTGCCCCAGTACCCGGTGACCGTGGCGGCCGTGCTGCGTGCAGGTTTTGTGGTGGTCAACGTGAACCCGCTGTACACCCCGCGCGAGCTGGAGCACCAGCTCAAGGATTCGGGCGCCAAGGCCATCGTCATCATCGAGAACTTCGCCACCACGCTGGAGCAGTGCATTGCGCACACGCCCGTCAAGCACGTGGTGCTGTGCGCCATGGGTGACCAGCTGGGCCTGCTCAAGGGCACGCTGGTCAACTACGTGGTGCGCAACGTCAAGAAGATGGTGCCCGCCTACAACCTGCCGGGGGCAGTGCGCTTCAATGACGCCGTTGCCCAGGGCACGCGCGGCGCGCTCAAGAAGCCCGACATCAAGCCCGACGACATTGCGCTGCTGCAGTACACCGGCGGTACCACGGGGGTGAGCAAGGGCGCCGTGCTGCTGCACCGCAACGTGATCGCCAACGTGCTGCAGTCCGAGGCCTGGAACGAGCCCGTGATGAAGAAGGTGCCGGCGGGTGAGCAGCCCACCAGCATCTGTGCGCTGCCGCTGTACCACATCTTCGCGTTCACCGTGAACATGATGCTGAGCATGCGCACGGGCGGTAAGACCATCCTGATCCCCAACCCGCGCGACCTGCCTGCGGTGCTCAAGGAGCTGTCCAAGCACACCTTCCACAGCTTCCCGGCCGTCAACACACTGTTCAACGGCCTGGCCAACCACCCGGACTTCAACACCGTCAACTGGAAGAACCTCAAGGTCTCGGTGGGTGGTGGCATGGCGGTGCAGGGTGCTGTGGCCAAGCTCTGGCTCGAAAAGACAGGCTGCCCCATCTGCGAAGGCTATGGACTGTCGGAGACCAGTCCTTCGGCCAGCTGCAACCCCACCACCAGCACCGAGTACACCGGCACCATCGGCGTGCCGCTGCCCAGCACCTCCATGAAGCTGCTGGACGATGAGGGCCGCGAGGTCACCACGCTGGGCGAGCCCGGAGAGATCGCCATCAAGGGCCCGCAAGTGATGGCCGGCTACTGGCAGCGTCCCGATGAAACCGCCAAGGTCATGACCGAGGACGGCTACTTCAAGTCGGGCGATATCGGCGTGATGGATGCGCGCGGCTTCTTCAAGATCGTGGACCGTAAGAAAGACATGGTGCTGGTCAGCGGCTTCAACGTGTACCCCAACGAGGTCGAAGAAGTGGTGGCCAACTGCCCGGGCGTGCTCGAATGCGCCGTGGTGGGCGTGCCTGATGAGAAGACCGGCGAGGCCGTCAAGCTCGTCATCGTGAAGAAGGACCCGGCGCTCACCGAAGCGCAGGTCAAGGAGTTCTGCCGCCACGAACTCACCGGCTACAAGCAGCCCAGGGTGATCGAGTTCCGCACCGAGCTGCCCAAGACACCCGTGGGCAAAATCTTGCGCCGCGAACTGCGCGACAAGAAGTGA
- the pntB gene encoding Re/Si-specific NAD(P)(+) transhydrogenase subunit beta has product MSQSLATVAYLGAAILFILSLGGLSNPETSRRGNLFGMVGMALAVLATVFGPRVSPAGVAWIVGALVIGGGIGLYAAKVVKMTQMPELVALMHSLVGLAACLVGFASYVDTSIQLQGAEKIIHEVEIYVGILIGAITFSGSLIAFGKLNGKIGGKPLLLPGRHWLNLAALLIVIWFGREFLRAETVEQGMVPLMVMTVIALLFGIHMVMAIGGADMPVVVSMLNSYSGWAAAATGFMLSNDLLIVTGALVGSSGAILSYIMCNAMNRNFISVIAGGFGSGAGTPAKKGEAAEPQGEAVPVSSAETAELLRDAKSVIIVPGYGMAVAQAQHTVYEITKTLREKGVNVRFAIHPVAGRMPGHMNVLLAEAKVPYDIVMEMDEINEDFPDADVAMVIGANDIVNPSALDDPTSPIAGMPVLEVWKAKTSIVMKRSMASGYAGVDNPLFYKDNNRMLFGDAKKMLDEVLTALKS; this is encoded by the coding sequence ATGTCCCAAAGTCTCGCCACCGTCGCCTACCTGGGCGCGGCCATTTTGTTCATCCTGAGCCTCGGGGGGCTCTCCAACCCTGAAACCTCCCGCCGGGGCAATCTGTTCGGCATGGTCGGCATGGCACTGGCCGTTCTGGCCACGGTGTTTGGCCCGCGCGTGAGTCCCGCAGGGGTGGCCTGGATTGTCGGCGCCCTGGTGATTGGCGGCGGCATCGGCCTCTATGCCGCCAAGGTCGTCAAGATGACCCAGATGCCCGAGCTGGTCGCGCTCATGCACAGCCTGGTGGGCCTGGCGGCCTGCTTGGTGGGGTTTGCCAGCTACGTCGATACCTCCATCCAGCTGCAGGGCGCGGAAAAGATCATCCACGAGGTGGAGATCTACGTCGGCATCCTGATCGGTGCGATCACGTTCAGCGGCTCGTTGATCGCCTTCGGCAAGCTCAACGGCAAGATCGGCGGCAAGCCGCTGCTGCTGCCCGGCCGCCACTGGCTCAACCTGGCCGCGTTGCTGATCGTGATCTGGTTCGGCCGCGAGTTTCTGCGCGCCGAGACCGTCGAGCAAGGCATGGTGCCGTTGATGGTGATGACGGTGATCGCGCTGCTGTTCGGCATCCACATGGTCATGGCCATTGGTGGCGCCGACATGCCGGTGGTGGTGTCCATGCTCAACAGCTACTCGGGCTGGGCGGCGGCGGCCACGGGCTTCATGTTGTCCAACGATCTGCTGATCGTCACGGGCGCTCTGGTGGGTTCCTCGGGCGCCATCCTGAGTTACATCATGTGCAACGCGATGAATCGCAACTTCATCAGCGTGATCGCGGGGGGCTTTGGCTCGGGCGCTGGCACGCCCGCCAAGAAGGGCGAAGCTGCCGAGCCGCAGGGCGAGGCCGTGCCCGTCAGCTCCGCCGAGACAGCCGAGCTGCTGCGCGATGCCAAGAGCGTGATCATCGTGCCTGGTTACGGCATGGCCGTGGCCCAGGCCCAGCACACGGTGTACGAGATCACCAAGACCCTGCGCGAGAAGGGTGTGAATGTGCGTTTTGCCATCCACCCGGTGGCAGGCCGCATGCCTGGCCACATGAACGTGCTGCTGGCAGAGGCCAAGGTGCCCTACGACATCGTGATGGAGATGGACGAGATCAACGAGGACTTCCCCGATGCCGACGTGGCCATGGTCATTGGCGCCAACGACATCGTGAACCCCAGCGCGCTGGACGATCCGACCAGCCCTATCGCGGGCATGCCGGTGCTCGAAGTGTGGAAGGCCAAGACCTCGATCGTGATGAAACGCTCCATGGCCTCGGGCTATGCAGGGGTGGACAACCCGCTGTTCTACAAGGACAACAACCGCATGCTGTTTGGCGATGCCAAGAAAATGCTGGACGAGGTGCTGACCGCGCTCAAGAGCTGA
- a CDS encoding Re/Si-specific NAD(P)(+) transhydrogenase subunit alpha, which yields MQTSPVPQPQRIGVPRETFPGEKRVATVPDVVEKLIKLGFAVTVESGAGDAANFSDDAYRAAGAEIVSDAAALWAASDIVFKVRPPSSDEVARMREGTTLIDFIWPAQNPDLMQQLAAKKATVLAIDCLPRTLSRAQKMDALTSTAGVSGYRAVIEAANAFGRFFNGQITAAGKVPPAKVFIAGAGVAGLAAIGTAANLGAIVRANDTRAEVADQVKSLGGEFVKVDYEEEGSGGGGYAKVMSDGFQAAQRKMYAEQAKDADIIITTALIPGKPAPKLITAEMVQSMKPGSVIVDMAAEQGGNCELTVPGEAVVRHGVTIVGYTDLASRLAKQSSTLYATNLLRLTEELCKAKDGVAVVNMEDDAIRGLTVVKDGAITWPAPPLKQAPAPAPKVAAPVVEKKSGHGHGTGAPMSAKTLTIVFAVLAVLFSAIGAYAPVAFLGHFTVFVLACFIGYMVVWNVTPALHTPLMSVTNAISSIIAIGALVQIAPPDAGVNGRPDGLILWLAFAALVLTAVNMFGGFAVTRRMLAMFRK from the coding sequence ATGCAGACTAGCCCCGTCCCGCAGCCGCAGCGTATCGGCGTGCCCAGGGAAACCTTCCCTGGCGAAAAGCGCGTGGCCACCGTGCCCGATGTGGTGGAGAAGCTGATCAAGCTGGGCTTTGCCGTCACGGTCGAGTCCGGGGCTGGGGATGCCGCCAACTTCAGTGACGATGCCTACCGTGCTGCAGGCGCCGAGATCGTCAGCGACGCTGCGGCACTGTGGGCGGCATCCGACATCGTCTTCAAGGTGCGCCCGCCCAGCAGCGACGAAGTGGCGCGGATGCGCGAGGGCACGACGCTCATCGACTTCATCTGGCCCGCCCAGAACCCCGATCTGATGCAGCAGCTGGCCGCCAAGAAGGCCACGGTACTGGCCATCGACTGCCTGCCCCGCACACTGTCACGCGCCCAGAAGATGGACGCGCTCACCTCCACCGCCGGGGTCAGCGGCTACCGTGCCGTGATCGAGGCAGCCAACGCTTTCGGCCGCTTCTTCAACGGCCAGATCACGGCTGCAGGCAAAGTGCCGCCCGCCAAGGTGTTCATTGCAGGCGCTGGCGTGGCGGGTCTTGCCGCCATCGGCACCGCTGCCAACCTGGGCGCCATCGTGCGCGCCAACGACACGCGCGCCGAGGTGGCCGACCAGGTCAAGTCGCTGGGCGGCGAGTTCGTCAAGGTGGACTACGAAGAAGAAGGATCGGGCGGCGGCGGCTATGCCAAGGTCATGAGCGATGGCTTCCAGGCCGCGCAGCGCAAGATGTACGCCGAGCAGGCCAAGGACGCGGACATCATCATCACCACCGCGCTGATCCCCGGCAAACCCGCGCCCAAGCTCATCACCGCCGAGATGGTGCAGAGCATGAAGCCCGGCAGCGTGATCGTGGACATGGCCGCCGAGCAAGGCGGCAACTGCGAGCTCACCGTGCCCGGCGAGGCCGTGGTGCGCCACGGCGTCACCATCGTGGGCTACACCGACCTGGCCTCGCGCCTGGCCAAGCAGTCGTCCACGTTGTATGCCACCAACTTGCTGCGCCTGACCGAAGAGCTGTGCAAGGCCAAGGACGGCGTGGCCGTGGTCAACATGGAAGACGACGCGATCCGCGGCCTCACTGTGGTCAAGGACGGCGCGATCACCTGGCCGGCGCCGCCGCTCAAGCAGGCGCCAGCGCCCGCGCCCAAGGTCGCTGCGCCAGTGGTCGAAAAGAAATCGGGCCATGGCCACGGCACGGGTGCGCCCATGTCCGCGAAGACGCTGACCATCGTCTTCGCCGTGCTGGCTGTGCTGTTCTCGGCCATCGGTGCCTATGCGCCCGTGGCCTTCCTGGGGCACTTCACGGTGTTTGTGCTGGCCTGCTTCATCGGCTACATGGTGGTGTGGAACGTCACGCCTGCACTGCACACACCGCTGATGAGCGTGACCAACGCCATCTCCAGCATCATCGCCATCGGCGCGCTGGTGCAGATTGCACCGCCCGATGCGGGGGTGAATGGGCGGCCTGACGGGCTCATCCTCTGGCTGGCCTTTGCTGCGCTGGTGCTCACGGCCGTCAACATGTTCGGCGGCTTCGCGGTCACGCGCCGCATGCTGGCCATGTTCCGCAAGTAA
- the fba gene encoding class II fructose-bisphosphate aldolase (catalyzes the reversible aldol condensation of dihydroxyacetonephosphate and glyceraldehyde 3-phosphate in the Calvin cycle, glycolysis, and/or gluconeogenesis), whose product MPLVSMRELLDHAAAHSYGIPAFNVNNLEQVQAVMAAADEVGAPVILQASAGARKYAGEPFIKHLIQAAVEAFPHIPLVMHQDHGTSPKICQGAIDLGFGSVMMDGSLMEDGKTPSSFDYNVEVTRKVVDMAHKVGVTVEGELGCLGNLETGDAGEEDGIGAVGKLDHSQMLTDPEEAAVFVKATQLDALAIAIGTSHGAYKFSRKPTGDILAISRVKEIHRRIPNTHLVMHGSSSVPAELLAIINQYGGKMKETYGVPVEEIQEAIKHGVRKINIDTDIRLAMTGAVRKFLFENPDKFDAREWLKPAREAAKQVCKQRYLEFGCEGQGSKIKGLSLQAVAAQYASGALAQVVN is encoded by the coding sequence ATGCCCCTCGTTTCGATGCGCGAACTGCTCGACCATGCCGCCGCCCACAGCTACGGTATTCCCGCTTTCAACGTCAACAACCTGGAGCAGGTGCAGGCCGTGATGGCCGCTGCGGACGAAGTGGGTGCTCCGGTCATCTTGCAGGCCAGCGCTGGCGCGCGCAAGTACGCGGGCGAGCCTTTCATCAAGCACCTGATCCAGGCTGCGGTCGAGGCGTTCCCCCACATCCCGCTGGTCATGCACCAGGACCACGGCACTTCGCCCAAGATCTGCCAGGGCGCCATCGACCTGGGCTTTGGCTCGGTGATGATGGACGGCTCGCTGATGGAAGACGGCAAGACCCCTTCGTCCTTCGACTACAACGTCGAGGTGACGCGCAAGGTGGTGGACATGGCGCACAAGGTGGGCGTAACGGTCGAAGGCGAACTGGGCTGCCTGGGCAACCTCGAAACCGGGGATGCCGGTGAGGAAGACGGCATTGGTGCGGTCGGCAAGCTCGACCACAGCCAGATGCTGACCGATCCCGAAGAAGCCGCCGTGTTCGTGAAGGCCACGCAACTCGACGCCTTGGCCATTGCCATCGGCACCAGCCACGGCGCCTACAAGTTCAGCCGCAAGCCCACGGGCGACATCCTGGCCATCAGCCGTGTCAAGGAAATCCACCGGCGCATCCCCAACACCCACTTGGTGATGCATGGTTCCTCGTCGGTGCCTGCCGAGCTCCTGGCCATCATCAACCAGTACGGCGGCAAGATGAAGGAAACCTACGGCGTGCCCGTCGAAGAAATCCAGGAAGCTATCAAGCACGGCGTGCGCAAGATCAACATCGACACTGACATCCGCCTGGCCATGACCGGTGCGGTGCGCAAGTTCCTGTTCGAGAACCCCGACAAGTTCGACGCCCGCGAATGGCTCAAGCCCGCCCGCGAAGCGGCCAAGCAGGTCTGCAAGCAGCGTTACCTGGAGTTCGGCTGCGAAGGCCAGGGCAGCAAGATCAAGGGCCTGAGCCTGCAGGCCGTGGCCGCCCAGTACGCCTCGGGTGCACTGGCGCAAGTGGTGAACTGA